One Myxosarcina sp. GI1 genomic window carries:
- a CDS encoding type II toxin-antitoxin system HicA family toxin, which translates to MSKYKKLLQKILTGTSDNNINFSELRQLLKKLGFEERVKGGHYIFTKVNVEEIINLQPKSGKAKSYQVKQIRNLVVKYRLGDSNVD; encoded by the coding sequence ATGAGCAAATACAAAAAACTACTGCAAAAAATTCTTACAGGAACATCCGATAACAACATCAACTTCTCCGAACTGCGACAGCTACTTAAAAAACTTGGATTTGAGGAACGCGTCAAAGGCGGACACTATATTTTTACTAAGGTTAATGTAGAAGAAATCATTAATTTGCAGCCCAAGAGTGGCAAAGCTAAAAGTTACCAAGTTAAGCAAATTAGAAATTTAGTTGTGAAATATCGTTTAGGTGATAGTAATGTCGATTAA
- a CDS encoding type II toxin-antitoxin system HicB family antitoxin has product MSIKYELIIYWSEEDGAFIVEVPELPGCMADGETYIEAVSNAEVVIREWIETAQELGRSIPTPKGRLLYA; this is encoded by the coding sequence ATGTCGATTAAATACGAACTAATTATTTATTGGAGTGAAGAGGATGGAGCTTTTATTGTAGAAGTCCCAGAATTACCTGGATGTATGGCAGATGGTGAAACCTATATTGAAGCAGTTAGCAATGCCGAGGTTGTTATTCGAGAGTGGATCGAAACAGCTCAAGAGTTAGGACGTTCTATTCCCACTCCTAAAGGACGGTTACTCTATGCTTGA